A genomic window from Polaribacter gangjinensis includes:
- a CDS encoding ABC transporter ATP-binding protein produces the protein MKHFKEILKYEKKYRKFTLLNIVFNIFYAIFNVLSVLAFIPVLSILFEKNEKVTKIPVYEGITHIGEYLKDSFYHYIAQKIINEGEIQTLLFICLLTLSLFFFKNLFRYLASYSITFLRTGVVKDLRDKLYRKIIELPISYFTEKRKGDIIARMTADVQEVEVSILTSIETIVREPLTVIIAIGIMLFMSVKLTLFVFILLPVSGFIISSISKKLKANSVKAQQETGTFLSFIEETLTGLRIIKGFNAENVIEKKFNQSTQNFKSLMTSVFHRQTLASPMSEFLGSATIIAILWVGGTEVLSKTSSLQSEEFFGYIVLFYTVLNPIKLITTSYYNIQKGEASAERILQVLQTENSIKDIPNATVKNDFTEEICFQNISFKYKKEYVLQDFSLTIKKGETVALVGQSGSGKSTLANLITRFYDVDKGAVLIDGINIKNMTVKSLRGLMGIVSQESILFNDTIANNIKLGAQEASDEAILEASKIANALEFIQNLPQKFDTNIGDSGNTLSGGQKQRLSIARAVLKNPPIMILDEATSALDTESEQLVQQALEKMMQNRTSLVIAHRLSTIQKADLIVVMKKGKIVEQGKHDELLAKKGEYFKLVTMQSLH, from the coding sequence ATGAAGCATTTTAAGGAGATTTTAAAATACGAAAAAAAGTATCGAAAGTTTACATTATTAAATATTGTATTCAATATTTTTTATGCGATTTTCAATGTCCTTTCTGTTTTAGCGTTTATTCCTGTATTGAGTATCCTTTTTGAGAAAAATGAAAAGGTAACTAAAATTCCTGTTTACGAAGGAATTACTCATATTGGCGAATACTTAAAAGATAGCTTTTATCACTATATTGCTCAAAAAATAATCAATGAAGGTGAAATACAAACATTGCTTTTTATTTGTTTGTTGACACTTTCATTGTTCTTTTTTAAGAATTTATTTCGGTATTTGGCATCTTATTCTATTACTTTTTTAAGAACAGGAGTTGTCAAAGATTTGAGAGATAAATTGTATCGCAAAATCATAGAATTACCCATTTCTTATTTTACTGAAAAACGAAAAGGTGATATCATTGCACGAATGACTGCTGATGTTCAAGAAGTAGAAGTTTCTATTTTAACATCCATAGAAACCATTGTAAGAGAACCACTTACAGTAATTATTGCAATTGGAATCATGCTATTTATGAGTGTAAAATTGACGCTATTTGTATTCATTTTACTTCCTGTTTCTGGATTCATTATTTCGTCCATCAGTAAAAAGCTAAAAGCAAATTCAGTAAAAGCTCAACAAGAAACAGGTACTTTTTTATCTTTTATTGAAGAAACATTGACAGGTTTACGAATTATCAAAGGTTTCAATGCAGAAAATGTGATTGAAAAGAAATTCAATCAATCAACTCAAAATTTTAAATCCTTGATGACCAGCGTTTTTCATAGACAAACATTGGCATCACCAATGAGTGAATTTTTAGGATCAGCAACCATAATTGCGATTCTTTGGGTTGGAGGAACAGAAGTATTATCGAAAACAAGTTCATTGCAATCAGAAGAGTTTTTTGGATATATTGTGTTGTTTTACACGGTTTTAAATCCGATAAAACTCATCACAACTTCGTATTATAACATTCAAAAAGGCGAAGCTTCTGCAGAACGAATATTGCAAGTTTTGCAAACTGAAAATAGTATAAAAGATATTCCAAATGCAACAGTAAAAAATGATTTTACAGAAGAAATTTGCTTTCAAAATATTTCTTTTAAATACAAAAAAGAGTACGTTTTACAAGACTTTTCATTGACTATCAAAAAAGGTGAAACTGTTGCTTTGGTTGGCCAATCAGGAAGTGGAAAATCGACATTAGCGAACCTAATTACGCGTTTTTATGATGTAGATAAAGGTGCCGTTTTGATTGATGGAATTAATATTAAAAACATGACTGTTAAATCTTTACGAGGATTGATGGGTATTGTTTCACAAGAATCTATTTTGTTTAATGATACCATTGCAAACAATATCAAATTGGGCGCACAAGAAGCTTCTGATGAGGCTATTTTGGAAGCGTCAAAAATTGCAAATGCCTTAGAATTTATCCAAAATTTACCTCAAAAATTTGACACCAATATTGGTGATAGTGGCAATACACTTTCTGGCGGACAAAAACAACGTTTGTCAATAGCAAGAGCTGTTTTGAAAAATCCACCCATCATGATTTTAGATGAGGCAACCTCAGCTTTAGATACGGAATCTGAGCAATTAGTGCAACAAGCTCTTGAAAAAATGATGCAAAATAGAACTTCTTTGGTCATTGCACACAGGTTATCAACCATTCAAAAAGCAGATTTGATTGTGGTAATGAAAAAAGGAAAAATCGTAGAACAAGGAAAACACGATGAATTATTAGCTAAAAAAGGCGAATATTTCAAATTGGTTACGATGCAAAGTTTACACTAA
- a CDS encoding phospho-sugar mutase, whose translation MDSILQKATAWLTPTFDVETQTEIQNLIDTNPTDLADRFYKEMEFGTGGMRGTMGAGTNRINKYTLGRATQGLSNYLIKNVKKPQLKVAIAYDCRHNSKKFAKIVADVLSANNIKVFLFEDLRPTPVLSFTVRHLNCDAGIVLTASHNPPEYNGYKVYWADGGQIVPPHDSGIINEVNALDFSEINFTANENLIEYIGKNVDDVFITESVKNGSLSNNIDRKNLKIVFTSIHGTSIVSVPDALKKAGYTDVHIVEEQRIPDGNFPTVKSPNPEEPEALLMATNLANKIGADIVIGTDPDCDRLGVAVRDSEGNMKLLNGNQTMVVMTNFLLKKWKEEGRINGKQFVGSTIVSTELVNEVAAKFGVETKVGLTGFKWIAKMVVDFPEMQFIGGGEESFGYMVGDFVRDKDAVTATLLACEVAAYAKQNGSSFYEELLNIYVENNFYKEHLISLTKKGMEGAAEIQKMLSDMRNNPLSMIDGEKVATLADYDKAILKDIRTGSATKIDLPTSNVLIYQTENGTRIAARPSGTEPKIKFYFSVNAPLDSKENAKSVEATLDAKIQRIIKEMNLV comes from the coding sequence ATGGATTCTATACTACAAAAAGCAACAGCATGGTTAACACCAACTTTTGATGTTGAAACTCAAACTGAAATTCAAAACTTAATTGATACCAATCCAACTGATTTAGCTGACAGATTTTACAAAGAAATGGAATTTGGTACAGGTGGAATGCGTGGAACTATGGGCGCAGGAACCAATAGAATCAATAAATATACGCTTGGAAGAGCGACTCAAGGTTTATCAAATTACCTCATCAAAAATGTAAAAAAACCACAATTAAAAGTAGCAATAGCTTACGATTGTAGACACAATAGTAAAAAGTTTGCGAAAATTGTAGCTGATGTATTGTCTGCAAATAATATCAAAGTATTTTTATTCGAAGATTTACGCCCAACTCCAGTGTTATCTTTTACAGTTCGTCATTTAAATTGTGATGCTGGAATCGTATTAACAGCTTCTCACAATCCACCAGAATACAATGGATATAAAGTATATTGGGCTGATGGTGGACAAATTGTACCTCCTCATGATTCAGGAATTATAAATGAAGTAAATGCACTAGATTTTTCGGAAATTAACTTTACTGCAAACGAAAACTTAATTGAATATATTGGAAAAAATGTTGATGATGTTTTCATTACTGAATCTGTAAAAAACGGAAGTTTATCTAACAATATTGATAGAAAAAATCTTAAAATTGTGTTCACTTCTATTCACGGAACATCCATAGTTTCTGTTCCTGATGCTCTGAAAAAAGCGGGTTATACAGATGTTCATATTGTGGAAGAACAACGAATTCCTGATGGAAATTTTCCAACAGTAAAATCGCCAAATCCTGAAGAGCCAGAAGCATTGTTGATGGCAACCAATTTAGCAAATAAAATTGGTGCTGATATTGTAATTGGTACAGATCCAGATTGTGACAGATTAGGTGTTGCAGTGCGTGATAGTGAAGGAAATATGAAATTGTTAAATGGCAATCAAACCATGGTTGTGATGACCAATTTCTTGCTAAAAAAATGGAAAGAAGAAGGCAGAATCAATGGAAAACAATTTGTTGGTTCAACAATTGTTTCTACTGAATTGGTAAATGAAGTTGCCGCAAAATTCGGAGTTGAAACCAAAGTTGGATTAACTGGATTTAAGTGGATTGCAAAAATGGTGGTTGATTTTCCAGAAATGCAATTTATTGGTGGTGGTGAGGAAAGTTTTGGATATATGGTTGGTGATTTTGTCCGTGATAAAGATGCTGTTACTGCAACATTATTGGCCTGTGAAGTTGCAGCTTATGCAAAACAAAACGGAAGTTCATTCTATGAAGAATTGCTCAATATTTATGTTGAAAATAATTTCTATAAAGAGCATTTAATTTCACTTACTAAAAAAGGAATGGAAGGTGCTGCAGAAATTCAAAAAATGTTGAGTGATATGCGTAACAATCCTTTATCGATGATTGATGGTGAAAAAGTAGCAACTTTGGCAGATTATGACAAAGCTATTTTGAAAGATATCAGAACAGGCTCAGCAACAAAAATTGACTTGCCAACATCAAATGTATTGATTTATCAAACTGAAAATGGTACTAGAATCGCAGCAAGACCAAGTGGAACTGAACCAAAAATCAAGTTTTATTTTAGCGTAAATGCACCTTTAGATTCAAAAGAAAATGCAAAAAGTGTTGAAGCAACATTGGATGCAAAAATTCAGCGAATTATTAAAGAGATGAATTTAGTTTAA